From a region of the Daphnia magna isolate NIES linkage group LG1, ASM2063170v1.1, whole genome shotgun sequence genome:
- the LOC116928309 gene encoding uncharacterized protein LOC116928309, which produces MPPANNTVQCSMCTLLIAVDDPTTFFKHVKQKHSCSVPFHIICRHPDSCNKHYYVFLSFRRHWNKVHGSQTKFVHPIHVGNIQANMDVVNSYLDEGNTIPAVFSIQGDEDQTSIGHMERSDEDSSTEKSTDIDTAMSSECSAASSSGSTDFVNSTSDSDGSRRNRPGS; this is translated from the exons ATGCCGCCAGCAAATAATACAGTGCAGTGTTCTATGTGCACTCTTTTAATCGCAGTTGATGACCCAACTACATTTTTTAAGCATGTAAAACAGAAACACAGTTGTAGTGTGCCCTTCCACATAATATGCAGACATCCAGACAGTTGCAACAAACATTATTATGTGTTCCTCTCATTCCGACGTCACTGGAATAAAGTCCATGGAAGTCAGACTAAATTCGTACACCCTATTCATGTTGGGAACATTCAAG CCAACATGGATGTAGTCAACTCGTACTTGGATGAAGGGAATACCATTCCTGCTGTCTTTAGTATTCAAGGAGACGAGGATCAAACATCAATAGGTCATATGGAAAGAAGTGACGAAGACTCTAGCACTGAGAAGAGCACTGATATTGATACTGCTATGTCATCAGAATGTAGTGCAGCAAGTTCATCAGGCAGTACTGATTTTGTTAATAGCACATCTGATTCCGACGGAagccggagaaataggcccg GCAGCTGA